A part of Xenopus tropicalis strain Nigerian chromosome 4, UCB_Xtro_10.0, whole genome shotgun sequence genomic DNA contains:
- the chchd4 gene encoding mitochondrial intermembrane space import and assembly protein 40: MSYCRQEGKDKIIFVTKEDHETPSSAELIADDPNDPYEDHGLILPNGDINWNCPCLGGMASGPCGEQFKSAFSCFHYSQEEIKGSDCLDQFRAMQECMQKYPDIYPQEDDEDEAEKEKQNKEAEAFSTETSDTKEESSS; encoded by the exons ATGTCCTACTGCAGGCAGGAAG GAAAGGACAAAATCATTTTTGTAACCAAGGAGGACCATGAAACTCCCAGTAGCGCCGAGCTGATCGCAGATGATCCAAATGACCCTTATGAGGACCATG GGCTCATCTTGCCAAATGGAGACATCAACTGGAACTGCCCGTGCCTTGGAGGCATGGCCAGCGGGCCTTGTGGGGAGCAGTTTAAGTCGGCTTTCTCTTGCTTTCACTACAGTCAGGAGGAGATAAAGGGCTCTGACTGCCTGGATCAGTTTCGGGCGATGCAGGAATGCATGCAGAAATACCCCGACATCTATCCACAGGAGGATGATGAGGACGAGGCAGAAAAAGAGAAGCAGAATAAAGAAGCTGAAGCTTTTAGTACAGAAACTTCTGATACCAAAGAAGAGAGTTCCAGCTAA
- the tmem43 gene encoding transmembrane protein 43, producing the protein MKGHPRDNMKEHTTVRSEQKPGFLERLSDTAGGMLVGLLAFSLSFYLLFTNEGRAVQTATSLDEGLSIVVPVGNIHSIDHQNEANLVHLSGALRTSKPLYDPNYGVSIHCVKLKRQVEMYQWIEYEESRQYEENGEQKTETRYTYNTEWRSEIVSSRHFDREIAHQNPSAMAVESFTAVSSDVQVGSYYLSKGLVDKIDNFKQMSLSQLGNPHADVIADGGYFYHSANPKSPEVGDLRISFWYAGVALGGAQFGQPDMVSVIARQRGGELGAYKTKSGDVLELLHMGTYSAQEMFEAEHKSNNLKTWALRGAGWLMMFVGISLMTKIFYTLVDWFPLVRDLVSLGLKICALCVSSSLSLLTIAAGWIFYRPLLALLLSAAAIGIIVLARSRVPPKKYQ; encoded by the exons ATGAAGGGACAT CCCAGGGACAATATGAAGGAGCACACTACAGTGAGGAGTGAACAGAAGCCTGGATTCTTGGAGCGTCTCAGTGACACAGCAGGAGGGATGCTGGTTGGGCTCCTTGCTTTCTCCCTTTCCTTTTATCTCCTATTTACTAATGAG GGCCGAGCTGTACAGACAGCAACTTCCCTTGATGAAGGGCTCTCCATTGTTGTTCCAGTGGGCAACATCCACTCAATAGACCATCAAAATGAAGCAAACCTGGTGCATTTGTCTGGAGCACTTCGGACTTCTAAG CCATtgtatgatccaaattatggcgtTTCCATTCATTGTGTAAAGCTGAAGCGTCAGGTTGAAATGTACCAGTGGATTGAATATGAAGAATCAAG ACAGTATGAAGAAAATGGAGAACAGAAAACAGAGACAAGATACACCTACA ATACTGAATGGCGATCGGAAATTGTGAGCAGCAGGCATTTTGATCGAGAGATTGCGCATCAGAATCCCAG TGCCATGGCTGTGGAATCTTTTACTGCTGTATCTTCAGATGTACAAGTTGGAAGTTACTACTTGTCAAAAG GTCTTGTTGATAAAATCGATAATTTCAAGCAGATGAGCCTGTCTCAGTTGGGGAACCCACATGCTGATGTGATTGCAGATGGGGGTTATTTCTACCACAGCGCCAACCCCAAAAGTCCGGAG GTGGGGGACCTGCGCATTTCTTTCTGGTACGCTGGCGTGGCCCTGGGTGGTGCCCAGTTTGGGCAGCCAGATATG GTCAGTGTGATTGCTCGGCAGAGAGGAGGGGAGCTGGGTGCCTATAAAACTAAATCTGGGGATGTGCTGGAGCTGTTACACATGGGGACCTACAGCGCTCAG GAAATGTTTGAGGCAGAACACAAGAGTAATAATCTAAAGACCTGGGCCCTGCGTGGCGCTGGCTGGCTGATGATGTTTGTTGGCATAAGCCTGATGACCAAAATATTCTACACACTGG TTGACTGGTTTCCTCTGGTGCGGGACCTGGTAAGTCTCGGCCTGAAGATCTGTGCCTTGTGCGTATCCTCGTCCCTCTCCCTGCTGACCATCGCAGCTGGCTGGATTTTCTATCGTCCGCTGCTGGCGTTGTTGCTGAGCGCTGCTGCTATTGGCATCATTGTACTTGCAAGGTCCCGCGTACCTCCCAAAAAGTATCAATAA